ACAATTTGgtaaaatttttctcgatagtATACAAAAATTCGTATGCTAAACTTGGTTATATCAGTACGAAAAAACATAGTCCCAGAAAATTATTGAGCCATTATCGAGTTGTGCGTAACGAATAATTAAAGCGTTACTCTTCAAACTGTTGGAGAATCATTATTCTATTGAAATTCGTCCGTACGTCTCTCCCAATATTCCTCCAATATGAGTTatcaatacgaaaaaaatactctAATGAGACCATTAAGATTAATAAGTCATTTTTGTACAGCTAAGTAAATTCACAAGTGATATCATTCCATCGATACGCCGCGCTTATTCTTCTGTACACAACAGTCGATCGCACTCTCCTTCTTGATTCACATGtgtttaatttattttcgttaGAACCAAGATCCACCACAATTCTATCATAAAATTTCGCATAATTTACTGATAGCATCGCCGACTATATAATGTGGTCGATCGACCCTTCGAGTATCAGAACTCAGCATCGACTTCTCTGGAACTCAGGGACTAGCATTTGTTTTAATTGCGGTGCCAGACAAAAACGTAAGTTGGAAAGTTGCTTCAAGGTATTCCTTTTGCCTGACTATATTTTTAGATGGCGCAAATTGagacactcgaaatttggactgatttcTAACCTTTGAAGAATCGCGGTTATATAGGAAAACCATCTTTCCGACTTCTgtcgttaatatctcttttatgCATTcagtaacttttttttctatctgtgaaACAGTTTCTATGagaaatttagaattatttagtatacGAATTGTTGAATAGAAATGTagtgatgatggaatctcctTAAGCTcgcgtataaattttacgacttttgaaattttaattctttattaaatgtttgataacctgacctgaaattttgcCAATCTATTCGGACGCACTAAAACtttactgttatttaaaatcagttatttgtagaatattcgggttcgggAAAGGAATAGCTTAATATCTTGTTACGAGAAAATTCGAGTTCTAAATTTCATCTTGCAACAGAATTTATGGATTACGTTTAACCAATTCttgtgaaaattctaattgaagaaaaactcacatgaaaacGAGGGACGTAAGCAGTATTTTGAGCAGCCtgtatttgcattttttcagtAAAGATGTTCAAAATCACGATCTATTTGATGGCATGTGCGATGGCCACCGTAATGGGCGTGGACCCATCCTCGGTAAGAGAGTTACAGATTCCAACTGCAATgttgaattcaaaattttatgatcCCGAAAAAGAGAGACtttgaattattttaaatatttccagACACCGGTCATCGTCAACGGATTGAAATATCAATGCCAGGCTCGAGGTGATTATTTGGGAGCTTGCTCCGTAAGTGATTTGAAATGTCTCCATAGTTTCCAAGTCAAAATAATATTCGagattgaattgaaaattcgtgtttttttctctttactaGGCCCTGAACATCAATCAAGGCGAATTTACCTGCGACAACCTTATGTGTGCGAAATTAATCGAAGAGGGCGTTTATGAAGCAGTCCCGACTGGACCTGTTTTGGATTACACTGCGTGCGCTAAGGGAAAAGTAAGTTCCTAATTATCAGGAATAATTAAAgctggaaaaagttttttttttaatccagaCTTTGATAGCTCTGCCAACTACGAACCAACCAGCAATGACCAACGATCAAATTTTCTAGGTTTGCAAGGCAGGAAAATGTGAACGTGTAGGACCAGCAGGTGTTCCTCCCCAACTGGGACCCGGTCCACAATATTCGTGTCGTCCACCAGCAAGTACTGTGGCTGCAGTACGTCCCCAAGTCAATACCGAAACCGCAGGATCAAGCGGTCAAATTCCAATGCCTGCAGTACGACCCAAAGTGTGGGCCTCAACTGTAGATTCAAGTAGAGTTGATCCAATGCCTGCAGGACGCTCTCAGGCGAGTACCCCAGGTGCAGAATCGCGTGGTGGAGTCCCAATACTGGCAGTACGTCCTCAAGTCAGAACCCCTTCTCCAAGACCAAGCCATCAACAAAATAGCAAAACAATTATTGTGGAACCGAATACATCTgcacaaaagagaaaaagaacacagtaaaaaataatgtattaaGCTCGAAGTAgggtaatatggggcaaaatggacacttaaggatttaagtaagtttcattgatgagcatatgGTCTTTTAACTATTTTTGAATCCCAAAATTGATGCCCAGTCTTTGTTTcccgaatttcgtaaaaaaaaaaaaaaaaaattcggggcaaaacggacacgaatgcaaaaaatcaaccTTGGGCCCATCGTGCTGGGGTATATTTCGTATTCACTCTATATTGGAGACCCACCACTGATTCATGGCTCTAGTTTCCGGAatatcttcaaaaaaattttccggggcacaacggacacagcctccaagaggcataaaaatcgaaatatcgatatttttcgaaatgtagcaGTTGTCCTTTGAAAATTGGATTTACTATgtaacatgcaaaaaatgggcaCACACCTTGTGTACAAGTGTTGAAGACGAAGCTGTCAGCTatgagtgcgatttttgtaaaaaatgaataaaaaaccttttttccttattcgtactttgattactattgtggttcttaaaaataagtcaaaaaagcgaatagataatgagaaagtagtttgggatctattttgctccgaaacttgaattttttggggatgtcatcgtggaattcaacaatttaccatAATTTATTGTCAGGACATGAtttggaaccgaaaaaaaaatgtatgcattttatgaaatttcaatttcgtgaaagtccattttgccccatattacccTATATTTGGAATTTGATTAAACATCTCACGTAGTTATCTCTGACTCAAGTGTTCAATTCAATTGCGCAACTGTATTGACAGAGAGTCTATTAAGACGATTTCTAAAAGTGTCGAGTACGCAGCCTTCTCATACAAAACCGACTTTCATAAGCGATACGAATAGGAGAAATGGATTCTTTTTTTCGCTTTAACTGTCTTGCCACGTGTCCTAAATTTGAAGCCTGAAACTGACTTGTATTCTCTGAATACGTCATCGAAGAAcatctttttcttcatttttccattgatACGCAACGAGAACCATTCCGCGAAGACAAACATCCATTTGATTCTACTCCAAGCGATAGTCAAATAGGTAATTTAGTGGGACTCTTTATGCGTAATTTCGTAAGAAGTCTAAAAAATCGAACGGTCGcaaaagtcttttttctaGGACCGAAAGGCACGAATTCAAAATCTTTTCGATGACGCAAGCATGTTCCATTGTGATCGTTACACGTGCCCGGTGACAATCGACGAACTGACTGGGTCGTTGTAACGCGCACCTAATACATTTATAACCATAAAGCGCTGTTGGCATAGTGTTTTAGAAACTGTTGGAAGAGCACCTGATGGCCGGGAAGCGCGTACGAGAGAAGCAGAATTATCAGCAACGGAGTAACTAACAGGAGCTGCGGCCAATTGGTGCCCCTCTGGCAAGAAGAGCGGCGAGACTGCATGTCTTAGGGTGATTGGGAGTTATGAGTCCTAAACCGTGCTCCAGGGCGTCGGAAGGACTTGACACAGGTCGGATACCGCCTCGTAAAATGTTATGAGAATTAATGCCTCTCCTCCTCTCGCCACCCCCTCAATGCCACATCTTCTCCGGTTCTCCCAGTGTCTTCGTCTCTGTCTTTCGTCCTCGTGTCATTCAGCGCCCCCGcgatttctctctcactcgctgctgttttctctctcttgcaATCTATACCCAAGCGCTTTTTTCCACTCTCCTCCATCCAGCCAAGCTTCTCTATAGCCAATTTCATCGTTACCCTCTGACCACAAGTTTGCTGCTAATGGAAAAGTCGATAGCCGATTGCTGGACACCGAGGGACCAAATCTTCGACCTTCGCATCTTTCCTCTTCCACCGGGCTCAATCTAGTTCCGTTTTTTTAGTGTCGTATCTCCTCATAATCTCGTATTATCAACTAGTTCTATTCCTCTTACAATTTCCTGTTTCTCTTGCCTTCGAATTAAACGTTTATCAAGATCGAAATCTACTGTTAATGATTTCGGATTGAGGATCAAACAACGAATGTGAATTTCGTACGAAAATTAGATGTAATACGAGAATAGATTGGTAACAATGAGCAAATAAAAGTTTCATGCCAGTTTGAGAGAGCGTAAAGCGTGctaaatcgatagaaatgaaaCGAGGCTCAAGTACATGATGGATTCGTGTGTAATTGACGgagttattattataacaTGCTTGTAATACGAGAAGCGAGTATAATGTTCGGCATGCGAGTGTAATATCAATGCTTTTCGTGTATACATAGAGACGAGACGAATGCACGTATCGGTGTACTGACGCTTGATGGTGGCCTCATAAAGACGCCATGCATCGGCAATCGCTGGATGAGTGGAAACTTCCGGTCGCCCACACGACGCGCAGAATCAGCAGTAGCGACTAGTCGCAAGGCACATGAGCGGTATGAGCTCTCATCTCGGGTTATACGTTATTAAACCTGTGTATTGCGTCCGTCAGTTTAGACGATGATTTAGTGGATGCATTGATTGGGTCGATCAGAGGCCATATCATCTCGTTTAAAGTCTTCCATCATCGGCCAACTCCACTATTTATAGACGACGATACATCGCCACCAACACATGGCTATCCGTACGTGCATACATTAATTCATGTGAATAGACCGATGTGTCGAGCTATAGTTCAGAGAGACGCGAGGATGATCGAATCAATTTCGTTTAGACGCGCtactgaagagagagagagagagagaacccTGAAGCAGTGCCATAAACGTAACAGATGACACACGACCTCCCCTGCCCTCACCCACGCGGTGCGAATCATTCGATAGCTATCGCCGTTCAAATTGGAGATATCGAGTCTCCAATTGAACTGAGGAAGAAATAGCTACTTGCTAAGAGAAGCTTTAGGATGGATTATTCctaaattttttctcaccgaTCTAAATGCTCGTTTGT
The window above is part of the Venturia canescens isolate UGA chromosome 5, ASM1945775v1, whole genome shotgun sequence genome. Proteins encoded here:
- the LOC122410667 gene encoding uncharacterized protein isoform X2 — its product is MFKITIYLMACAMATVMGVDPSSTPVIVNGLKYQCQARGDYLGACSALNINQGEFTCDNLMCAKLIEEGVYEAVPTGPVLDYTACAKGKVCKAGKCERVGPAGVPPQLGPGPQYSCRPPASTVAAVRPQVNTETAGSSGQIPMPAVRPKVWASTVDSSRVDPMPAGRSQASTPGAESRGGVPILACFRNCWKST
- the LOC122410667 gene encoding uncharacterized protein isoform X1, whose protein sequence is MFKITIYLMACAMATVMGVDPSSTPVIVNGLKYQCQARGDYLGACSALNINQGEFTCDNLMCAKLIEEGVYEAVPTGPVLDYTACAKGKVCKAGKCERVGPAGVPPQLGPGPQYSCRPPASTVAAVRPQVNTETAGSSGQIPMPAVRPKVWASTVDSSRVDPMPAGRSQASTPGAESRGGVPILAVRPQVRTPSPRPSHQQNSKTIIVEPNTSAQKRKRTQ